From the genome of Ptiloglossa arizonensis isolate GNS036 unplaced genomic scaffold, iyPtiAriz1_principal scaffold0670, whole genome shotgun sequence:
cgttatacgttatacgttatacgttatacgttatacgatatacgttatacgttatacgttatacgttatacgttatacgttacgcgttatacgctatacgttatgcgttataggtcataccttatacgtggtacgtcatacgttatacgttatacgttatacgttattcgttatacgttatacgttatacgttatacgttatacgttatacgttatacgttatacgttatacgttatacgttatacgttacacgttatacgttatacgttatacgttatacgttactcgttatacgtaatatgtaatacgttttacgttataagttatacgttatacgttatacattatacgttttacgttatacgttataagttatacgttatacattatgcgttatacgctatacgtaatgcgttatacgttatacgttatacgttatacgttatacgttataagttatacgttatacgttatacgttatacgttatacattatgcgttatacgctatacgtaatgcgttataggtcataccttatacgtgatacgtcatacgttatacgttatacgttatacgttttacgttatacgttatacgttatacgttatacgttatacgttatacgttatacgtttgacgttatacgttatacggtatacgttatgcgttattcgctatacgttatgcgttataggatatacgttatgcgttataggatatacgttatacgtgatacgttgtacgttatacgttatacgttattcgttatacgtaatatgtaatacgttttacgttttacgttataagttatacgttatacgtttgtggcggcccgtgctcgagcacgccgccagaccgtcgcctcttgagataaacaaaacgcagcaacgaagctggccacgaaaattgtcaatcgtcgcctggcgataaacggggccctaaagaatggtcggagaaagaagggacgtggacgagccccgaggagccagtcttcgaccgatcttcgacccgaccgacacgaccacgcgatacgaccgaatccgcaataaagccagtgaacgaaagaattagcgtactttcctttctcccgattacccacATAATTGGTGACCCCGACGTGAGTGATCGTGAAAGAATTGGTGTGGAATTGGGAGAAGGCCAGCGGCAGCGATGACGGACCTTCCGCAGGACGTCACGGTAGCACGCGTCGCGATTCGCGTCCCGCCGTTTTGGGAAAAGAACCCAGAAACATGGTTCCGGCAGCTGGAGTCGCAATTCGTGCTGGCTGGAATCACCCAGGATTCCACCAAGTACCATTACGTAAGCGCGCATCTGGAGAACCAGTACGCCGACCTGGTGAACGACATCATCAGCGACCCGCCAACGCAGAACATGTACGATACGTTAAAAGCGGAACTGATCCGACGCCTCTCGGACACCAGAGAGCAGAAGATCCGCACGCTCCTGGAGCACGAGGAAATCGGCGACCGGAAGCCATCGACTTTCCTGCGCCGGTTACAAAACCTTGCGGGCGACACggtgtcgaacgaatttttgagGACACTGTGGCTGGGGCGCCTCCCCCGGAACATCCAATCGGTGTTGGTATCACAAAAGAAGGAAAGTTTGTCCGAGCTCGCTTCTCTCGCC
Proteins encoded in this window:
- the LOC143154659 gene encoding uncharacterized protein LOC143154659, translating into MTDLPQDVTVARVAIRVPPFWEKNPETWFRQLESQFVLAGITQDSTKYHYVSAHLENQYADLVNDIISDPPTQNMYDTLKAELIRRLSDTREQKIRTLLEHEEIGDRKPSTFLRRLQNLAGDTVSNEFLRTLWLGRLPRNIQSVLVSQKKESLSELASLADAVAEVTPGPQVTAASTAPDGIHAELAELRREIAALRDGRCWYHWMFGTAARRCRQPCNHVAENNRADR